The Pan troglodytes isolate AG18354 chromosome 8, NHGRI_mPanTro3-v2.0_pri, whole genome shotgun sequence genome window below encodes:
- the ZWINT gene encoding ZW10 interactor isoform X2, producing MVLDARPLTSAANRLPRREVDCDFKVILGIVGRQLNSAPGKMEAAETEAEAAALEVLAEVAGILEPVGLQEEAELPAKILVEFVVDSQKKDKLLCSQLQVADFLQNILAQEDTAKGLDPLASEDTSRQKAIAAKEQWKELKATYREHVEAIKIGLTKALTQMEEAQRKRTQLQEAFEQLQAKKQMAMEKRRAVQNQWQLQQEKHLQHLAEVSAEVRERKTGTQQALEGVFQKLGNLKQQAEQERDKLQRYQTFLQLLYTLQGKLLFPEAEAEAENLPDDKPQQPTRPQEQSTGDTMGRDPGVSFKAVGLQPAGDANLP from the exons ATGGTCCTTGATGCCCGCCCACTAACCTCTGCAGCCAATCGCCTGCCCCGGCGCGAAGTCGACTGTGACTTCAAAGTGATCCTAGGGATTGTGGGAAGGCAGCTGAACTCGGCGCCTGGAAAGATGGAGGCAGCGGAGACAGAGGCGGAAGCTGCAGCCCTAGA GGTCCTGGCTGAGGTGGCAGGCATCCTGGAACCTGTAGGCCTGCAGGAGGAGGCAGAACTGCCAGCCAAGATCCTGGTTGAGTTTGTGGTG GACTCTCAGAAGAAAGACAAGCTGCTCTGCAGCCAGCTTCAGGTAGCGGATTTCCTGCAGAACATCCTGGCTCAGGAGGACACTGCTAAGGGTCTCGACCCCTTGGCTTCTGAAGACACGAGCC GGCAGAAGGCAATTGCAGCTAAGGAACAATGGAAAGAGCTGAAGGCCACCTACAGGGAGCACGTAGAGGCCATCAAAATTGGCCTCACCAAGGCCCTGACTCAGATGGAGGAAGCCCAGAGGAAACGGACACAACTCCAGGAAGCCTTTGAGCAGCTCCAGGCCAAG AAACAAATGGCCATGGAGAAACGCAGAGCAGTCCAGAACCAGTGGCAGCTACAACAG GAGAAGCATCTGCAGCATCTGGCGGAGGTTTCTGCAGAGGTGAGGGAGCGTAAGACAGGGACTCAGCAGGCGCTTGAGGGGGTGTTTCAGAAACTTGGAAACCTGAAGCAGCAGGCAGAACAGGAGCGGGACAAGCTGCAGAG GTATCAGACCTTCCTCCAGCTTCTGTATACCCTGCAGGGTAAGCTGTTGTtccctgaggctgaggctgaggcagagaatcttCCAGATGATAAACCCCAGCAGCCGACTCGACCCCAGGAGCAGAGTACAGGAGACACCATGGGGAGAGACCCTGGTGTGTCCTTCAAG GCTGTCGGTCTACAACCTGCTGGAGATGCAAATTTGCCATGA
- the ZWINT gene encoding ZW10 interactor isoform X1 encodes MEAAETEAEAAALEVLAEVAGILEPVGLQEEAELPAKILVEFVVDSQKKDKLLCSQLQVADFLQNILAQEDTAKGLDPLASEDTSRQKAIAAKEQWKELKATYREHVEAIKIGLTKALTQMEEAQRKRTQLQEAFEQLQAKKQMAMEKRRAVQNQWQLQQEKHLQHLAEVSAEVRERKTGTQQALEGVFQKLGNLKQQAEQERDKLQRVSCCSLRLRLRQRIFQMINPSSRLDPRSRVQETPWGETLVCPSRLSVYNLLEMQICHDFLEDSSMEKDPRKGL; translated from the exons ATGGAGGCAGCGGAGACAGAGGCGGAAGCTGCAGCCCTAGA GGTCCTGGCTGAGGTGGCAGGCATCCTGGAACCTGTAGGCCTGCAGGAGGAGGCAGAACTGCCAGCCAAGATCCTGGTTGAGTTTGTGGTG GACTCTCAGAAGAAAGACAAGCTGCTCTGCAGCCAGCTTCAGGTAGCGGATTTCCTGCAGAACATCCTGGCTCAGGAGGACACTGCTAAGGGTCTCGACCCCTTGGCTTCTGAAGACACGAGCC GGCAGAAGGCAATTGCAGCTAAGGAACAATGGAAAGAGCTGAAGGCCACCTACAGGGAGCACGTAGAGGCCATCAAAATTGGCCTCACCAAGGCCCTGACTCAGATGGAGGAAGCCCAGAGGAAACGGACACAACTCCAGGAAGCCTTTGAGCAGCTCCAGGCCAAG AAACAAATGGCCATGGAGAAACGCAGAGCAGTCCAGAACCAGTGGCAGCTACAACAG GAGAAGCATCTGCAGCATCTGGCGGAGGTTTCTGCAGAGGTGAGGGAGCGTAAGACAGGGACTCAGCAGGCGCTTGAGGGGGTGTTTCAGAAACTTGGAAACCTGAAGCAGCAGGCAGAACAGGAGCGGGACAAGCTGCAGAG GGTAAGCTGTTGTtccctgaggctgaggctgaggcagagaatcttCCAGATGATAAACCCCAGCAGCCGACTCGACCCCAGGAGCAGAGTACAGGAGACACCATGGGGAGAGACCCTGGTGTGTCCTTCAAG GCTGTCGGTCTACAACCTGCTGGAGATGCAAATTTGCCATGACTTCCTGGAGGACAGCAGCATGGAGAAAGATCCTAGAAAAG GCCTCTGA
- the ZWINT gene encoding ZW10 interactor isoform X3 — protein MVLDARPLTSAANRLPRREVDCDFKVILGIVGRQLNSAPGKMEAAETEAEAAALEVLAEVAGILEPVGLQEEAELPAKILVEFVVDSQKKDKLLCSQLQVADFLQNILAQEDTAKGLDPLASEDTSRQKAIAAKEQWKELKATYREHVEAIKIGLTKALTQMEEAQRKRTQLQEAFEQLQAKKQMAMEKRRAVQNQWQLQQEKHLQHLAEVSAEGKLLFPEAEAEAENLPDDKPQQPTRPQEQSTGDTMGRDPGVSFKAVGLQPAGDANLP, from the exons ATGGTCCTTGATGCCCGCCCACTAACCTCTGCAGCCAATCGCCTGCCCCGGCGCGAAGTCGACTGTGACTTCAAAGTGATCCTAGGGATTGTGGGAAGGCAGCTGAACTCGGCGCCTGGAAAGATGGAGGCAGCGGAGACAGAGGCGGAAGCTGCAGCCCTAGA GGTCCTGGCTGAGGTGGCAGGCATCCTGGAACCTGTAGGCCTGCAGGAGGAGGCAGAACTGCCAGCCAAGATCCTGGTTGAGTTTGTGGTG GACTCTCAGAAGAAAGACAAGCTGCTCTGCAGCCAGCTTCAGGTAGCGGATTTCCTGCAGAACATCCTGGCTCAGGAGGACACTGCTAAGGGTCTCGACCCCTTGGCTTCTGAAGACACGAGCC GGCAGAAGGCAATTGCAGCTAAGGAACAATGGAAAGAGCTGAAGGCCACCTACAGGGAGCACGTAGAGGCCATCAAAATTGGCCTCACCAAGGCCCTGACTCAGATGGAGGAAGCCCAGAGGAAACGGACACAACTCCAGGAAGCCTTTGAGCAGCTCCAGGCCAAG AAACAAATGGCCATGGAGAAACGCAGAGCAGTCCAGAACCAGTGGCAGCTACAACAG GAGAAGCATCTGCAGCATCTGGCGGAGGTTTCTGCAGAG GGTAAGCTGTTGTtccctgaggctgaggctgaggcagagaatcttCCAGATGATAAACCCCAGCAGCCGACTCGACCCCAGGAGCAGAGTACAGGAGACACCATGGGGAGAGACCCTGGTGTGTCCTTCAAG GCTGTCGGTCTACAACCTGCTGGAGATGCAAATTTGCCATGA